A stretch of DNA from Streptomyces rubradiris:
GATATCCCCGGCGGCGGTCCGCTGATGCCGTTCAGCGGTCCCGGAAGAACTCCGTGAGCGGCCGGGCGCACTCGGCGGCGAGGACGCCCTCGATCACCTCCGGGCGGTGGTTGAGCCGCCGGTCGCGGATCACGTCCCACAGGGACCCGGCGGCGCCCGCCTTGTCGTCCCGGGCGCCGTAGACCACCCGGTCCACCCGGGACTGGACGAGGGCCCCGGCGCACATCGTGCACGGTTCCAGGGTCACCACGAGCGTGCAGCCGGTCAGCCGCCACTCGCGTGCCCGCCGCCCGGCGCCCGCCGCCTCGTTCAGGGCGGCGGCGGCCCGCCGGATGGCGAGGATCTCCGCGTGGGCCGTGGGATCGCCGGTGGCCTCACGCTCGTTGTGCCCGACGCCGAGCACCGTCGTACCGTCCGGGGACAGCACGACGGCGCCGACGGGGACGTCGCCGCCCCGGACGGCCAGACCGGCCTGGTCCAGGGCGAGCCGCATCGCCGCCCGCCAGCGGTCCCGAACCGGGTCCGGGGTGCCCTCGGGGCTCCGCACCGGGTCCGGGGTGTCCTGCGGATTCCGTGCCGTGGTCAGCGGACGGTCTCCAGCACCTCCGAGGCGCCCAGCGCCTCGGCGATCGTGCCCAGCGCGTCGTCGGCGTCCAGGGAACGCAGCTCCTTCTCGCTGATGCCCAGGTCGTCGAGGATGCCGCTGTCGCCCACCGGGCTGTGCGGCACCGCGTCGGCGGCGCCGACCTCCTCGTCGTCGTCCTCGGACTCGCCGTCCTCGGTGCCGTCGAGGTCGAGGGCGTCCAGGTCCGGGCCGTCGTCCGCGCCGGGCTCCCGGCCGAGCAGCTCGTCGGTGAGCAGCAGCTCCCCGTACGCGCTGCGGCGGGCGGCGGCGGCGTCCGAGACGTAGATGCGAGGGTCGTCCTCGCCGTCCACGCGGACGACGCCGAACCAGGAGTCCTCCTGTTCGATCAGGACGAGCACCGTGTCCTCGTCGGGAGAGGCTTCCCGGGCCAGGTCGGCCAGATCCGACAGGGTCTCCACATCGTCGAGCTCTGTGTCGCTCGCTTCCCACCCGTCTTCGGTGCGCGCGAGCAGTGCGGCGAAGTACACCGTGACTCTCCCACTGGTCATAGGCGTGCCGGTTGGGGGTCCCCCCGGCGGAGGTACTTGGGCGGAGAGAGCTGGGCTCCGAGCCCCACCCACTCGGAATCGTGGCAGAAACAAGGCGTTCAGGGGACGTCTTCGGCTCCCTGTGTCTGGCTGTTTCGATCGTGGATCCGTGATCGGCTCAGCAGCGCGCTCATTGCCGCCACCTGCGGATCGTACGCGGCTTTTCCCCGGGCTCACGCACGGCCGCCTCCCCAACACCGGTGCGGGCGCCGCTGTTCCGCGCCGGTTCCGGCCCCGCGGGACTACCAGCGGAACGTGCTCATCCGCAGCGCCTGGCGCAGCCGGGCGGCCTTGGTGCGCCGGGGCCGCACCCGGGCGCGCAGCTCCCGGGCCTCGGCGAGATCGCGCAGGAACCGGGCGCGCCGCCTGCGGCGTTCGGCGTCGGTCTCGGGTTTCTCGGGCTGGTCAGGCAGGTCGGACACGTCACACCACCCCACTCCGTCCCTTCCACTTTCCCCCGGACGGCCGGTTTGACGCCAGCGTGAGGGCGGCCGGAGGCGCAGGTACCGTTAGGAGCATGCGTCTCCATGTCGTCGACCACCCCTTGGTCGCTCACAAGCTC
This window harbors:
- the tadA gene encoding tRNA adenosine(34) deaminase TadA yields the protein MRLALDQAGLAVRGGDVPVGAVVLSPDGTTVLGVGHNEREATGDPTAHAEILAIRRAAAALNEAAGAGRRAREWRLTGCTLVVTLEPCTMCAGALVQSRVDRVVYGARDDKAGAAGSLWDVIRDRRLNHRPEVIEGVLAAECARPLTEFFRDR